One region of Eulemur rufifrons isolate Redbay chromosome 1, OSU_ERuf_1, whole genome shotgun sequence genomic DNA includes:
- the NUP35 gene encoding nucleoporin NUP35 isoform X3 yields MQSPLVGITTTTPGTGQSMFSPANIGQPRKTTLSPAQLDPFYTQGDSLTSEDHLDDTWVTVFGFPQASASYILLQFAQYGNILKHVMSNTGNWMHIRYQSKLQARKALSKDGRIFGESIMIGVKPCIDKSVMENSDRYALSSPSLAFTPPIKTLGTPTQPGSTPRISTMRPLATAYKASTSDYQVISDRQTPKKDESLVSKAMEYMFGW; encoded by the exons GGCAAAGTATGTTTAGTCCAGCAAATATTGGTCAGCCACGAAAGACAACGTTATCTCCTGCCCAGCTGGATCCTTTTTATACTCAAGGAGATTCTCTGACTTCAGAAGATCACCTCGATGACACTTGGGTGACTGTGTTTGG GTTTCCTCAAGCATCTGCTTCCTACATATTACTACAATTTGCACAATATGGGAATATCTTAAAACATGTG ATGTCTAACACAGGAAATTGGATGCATATTCGTTATCAGTCTAAACTGCAGGCTCGGAAAGCCTTAAGCAAAGATGGGAGGATTTTTGGAGAATCCATCATGATTGGTGTAAAACCCTGTATTGATAAA agtgttatggaaaacagtgacAGATATGCTTTATCATCTCCATCTCTAGCCTTTACACCACCAATCAAAACTTTAGGCACACCAACACAACCTGGAAGTACTCCTAGGATTTCTACCATGAGACCTCTTGCTACAGCATACAAAGCTTCTACTAGTGACTATCAG gTTATTTCTGACAGACAAACtccaaaaaaagatgaaagtctTGTATCAAAAGCAATGGAATACATGTTCGGCTGGTAG